The proteins below come from a single Candidozyma auris chromosome 3, complete sequence genomic window:
- the RPL39 gene encoding 60S ribosomal protein eL36, translated as MARSGIAVGLNKGHKVNAKEVAPKISQRKGALSQRTKFVRSIVSEVSGLAPYERRLIELIRNAGEKRAKKLAKKRLGTHKRALRKVEEMNQIIAESRRH; from the exons ATGGCTAGATCTG GTATTGCTGTCGGTTTGAACAAGGGCCACAAGGTCAACGCTAAGGAGGTTGCTCCAAAGATCTCCCAGAGAAAGGGCGCCCTTTCCCAGAGAACCAAGTTCGTCAGAAGCATTGTGTCTGAGGTTTCCGGCTTGGCTCCATACGAGAGAAGATTGATCGAGTTGATCAGAAACGCCGGTGAGAAGAGagccaagaagttggccaagaagagattgggTACTCACAAGAGAGCTCTCAGAAAGGTTGAGGAGATGAACCAGATCATTGCTGAGTCCAGAAGACACTAA
- a CDS encoding mitochondrial 54S ribosomal protein bL28m, giving the protein MNPFRTSVGAARSFTSSAASLKETLQKITRYARKKDHTVYREGDLRPSRNVPRYKKLYPEYDYETMFFKRQNRGLFAGLQRRSHRYETESKVKTLIHQVPNVVKAKLWSETLRRRIPTRITTTALRTITKEGGLDNYLLKSTSSRIKTMGLKGWRLRYDILKRKEIEENSQGLNETVYHISKSGKKIIVGRNRLLQLLYPYVYRDSYEPIAWNDFLKNHTVLTTEELVEKLERYNHDFSEITV; this is encoded by the coding sequence TGTGGGGGCTGCTAGGCTGTTCACGTCTTCAGcggcttctttgaaggaaacGCTTCAAAAAATCACCAGATACGCTAGGAAGAAGGACCATACGGTATACCGTGAGGGTGACTTGCGTCCATCAAGAAATGTGCCTCGTTACAAGAAGCTCTATCCCGAATACGACTACGAAACgatgttcttcaaaagacaaaaCAGAGGGCTCTTTGCTGgtttgcaaagaaggtCCCACAGATACGAGACGGAAAGTAAAGTCAAGACACTCATTCATCAGGTTCCCAACGTGGTAAAGGCCAAACTATGGTCAGAGACGTTGAGACGTAGAATTCCAACGAGAATTACCACCACAGCATTGAGAACGATaacaaaagaaggtggGTTAGACAACTACTTGCTCAAGCTGACATCTCTGAGGATCAAGACGATGGGGTTGAAGGGATGGAGATTGAGGTACGATATCTTGAAGCGAaaggagatcgaggagAACTCTCAGGGGCTCAATGAAACCGTTTATCACATTTCAAAGTCaggcaagaaaatcatcgTGGGCAGAAACAGGCTTCTCCAATTATTGTACCCTTACGTCTACAGAGACAGCTACGAGCCTATTGCATGGAACGACTTCCTCAAGAACCACACTGTGTTGACCACCGAggagcttgtggagaaatTGGAACGCTACAACCACGATTTTTCGGAAATCACCGTTTGA